The following are encoded in a window of Arvicanthis niloticus isolate mArvNil1 chromosome 1, mArvNil1.pat.X, whole genome shotgun sequence genomic DNA:
- the LOC117724831 gene encoding major allergen I polypeptide chain 1-like: protein MKLAGALVFLGAALLLTSGGDCGICPAIKEDVGIFLNGTPEDYVAYVKKYKDDPEILENTEKIKKCVDSKLTEEDKANALTFIEKVEASSIC, encoded by the exons ATGAAGCTCGCTGGTGCTCTGGTGTTCCTCGGGGCCGCCCTGCTCCTGACTTCAGGGGGAG ATTGTGGCATTTGCCCAGCTATAAAAGAGGATGTGGGTATATTTCTTAACGGGACCCCAGAAGACTATGTTGCGTACgtgaaaaaatacaaagatgatCCTGAAATActggaaaatacagaaaaaatcaAGAAATGTGTTGATAGCAAGTTGACAGAGGAAGACAAGGCAAATGCACTCACTTTCATT GAAAAAGTAGAAGCCAGCTCGATATGTTGA
- the LOC143439809 gene encoding secretoglobin family 2B member 2-like codes for MKGTLLLLALLVIGELGFQTMEACTPLVGTYSSIVSGSSVWLEAEISPFDPTEEEKDAFEKLQDCYQEAGLEAKIEDVEYMGPVQLTAEADYDTIGHCNIIRHKATPPATHIRG; via the exons ATGAAGGGGACACTTCTTCTGCTGGCCTTGCTGGTGATTGGAGAGCTGGGCTTCCAGACAA TGGAAGCATGCACTCCTTTAGTTGGTACCTATTCAAGTATTGTCTCTGGAAGCAGTGTGTGGTTGGAGGCCGAAATTTCTCCTTTTGATCCTACTGAAGAGGAAAAGGACGCCTTTGAAAAACTCCAGGACTGCTACCAGGAGGCAGGATTAGAAGCTAAAATTGAAGATGTGGAATATATG GGACCTGTCCAATTGACAGCTGAAGCTGACTACGACACCATCGGCCACTGCAACATCATCAGACACAAAGCCACCCCACCTGCAACACATATTAGGGGTTGA
- the LOC117693204 gene encoding major allergen I polypeptide chain 1-like, which yields MKLAGALVLLGAALLLTSGGDCGICPAIKEDVGIFLNGTPEDYVEYVKKYKDDPEILENTKKIKKCVDSKLTEEDKANASKFIEKVEASSIC from the exons ATGAAGCTCGCTGGTGCTCTGGTGCTCCTCGGGGCCGCCCTGCTCCTGACTTCAGGGGGAG ATTGTGGCATTTGCCCAGCTATAAAAGAGGATGTGGGTATATTTCTTAACGGGACCCCAGAAGACTATGTTGAGTACgtgaaaaaatacaaagatgacCCTGAAATACTGGAAAATacgaaaaaaatcaagaaatgtgTTGATAGCAAGTTGACAGAGGAAGACAAGGCAAATGCAAGCAAGTTCATT GAAAAAGTAGAAGCCAGCTCGATATGTTGA